One window of the Leptotrichia massiliensis genome contains the following:
- a CDS encoding phage portal protein has product MRLNIFSKGFWSTRSPVTLSEFINNYSLGDEDPEKFLTQLYKNPFTSSAITRINEAINNLKWGTYKKGYSDNVKDVKSSYVLNTLQNPNSLLNTDQFINYFALYYILFGELLVMKVDLFTKAELILFKKGSYHIEYDSENVLNGIKSIRINNKEYKGEDLKMFHYIKGVNVYDNIAGAGYGISKVQSLTALHNYWCYIMQWNNSILKNGGKRNLIIVVKKFLNAFKKKEIKNEIEQNSGSRNVGKALILDGEGAEIKEADFSPQDFDFLNAMDEIRNTTAAVMNVPSILIGDRTNSKFSNYKEAKKDLYTENILPLVEQIAEYLNNIMKDKLESNEYIDFDTSTIGVLKEDRKEKMAMLNNLSYLTINEKRAELEYPPIENGDDILISTSMTPLKEIYEDVKPVEEEDDGEEEAENKEN; this is encoded by the coding sequence ATGAGACTTAATATTTTTTCAAAAGGATTTTGGAGTACCAGGTCGCCAGTTACGTTATCTGAATTTATAAATAATTATTCTCTTGGAGACGAAGATCCTGAAAAGTTTTTGACCCAGCTATACAAGAATCCGTTTACATCTAGTGCAATAACAAGAATAAATGAAGCAATCAACAATTTGAAATGGGGAACTTATAAAAAAGGATATAGCGACAACGTGAAAGATGTAAAAAGCAGCTATGTGCTAAATACATTGCAAAATCCTAATTCCTTGCTTAATACAGACCAATTTATAAATTATTTTGCTTTGTATTATATTTTGTTTGGAGAACTGCTTGTAATGAAAGTTGATTTATTTACAAAAGCTGAATTGATTTTATTTAAAAAAGGCTCTTATCACATTGAATACGATAGCGAAAATGTGTTGAACGGAATTAAATCAATAAGAATTAACAACAAGGAATACAAGGGCGAAGATTTAAAAATGTTTCACTATATAAAAGGTGTGAATGTTTATGATAATATCGCTGGAGCAGGATACGGAATAAGCAAGGTGCAATCATTAACGGCTTTGCACAATTACTGGTGTTACATAATGCAGTGGAACAACAGCATATTAAAGAACGGTGGCAAGAGGAATCTTATTATTGTTGTCAAGAAATTCTTAAATGCTTTTAAGAAAAAAGAAATCAAGAATGAAATAGAACAAAATAGTGGTTCTAGGAATGTAGGGAAAGCACTTATCTTGGATGGGGAAGGTGCTGAAATAAAAGAGGCAGACTTTTCTCCACAGGACTTTGATTTTCTGAATGCTATGGACGAGATACGGAATACTACTGCGGCAGTAATGAATGTGCCAAGTATCTTAATTGGGGACAGAACAAACAGTAAATTCAGTAATTACAAGGAAGCAAAAAAAGATTTGTACACTGAGAATATATTGCCACTAGTTGAGCAGATAGCTGAATATCTTAATAATATAATGAAAGATAAACTAGAAAGCAATGAATACATAGATTTCGACACAAGTACGATTGGAGTATTGAAAGAGGATAGAAAAGAAAAAATGGCAATGCTTAATAATCTTAGTTATCTGACAATAAACGAGAAAAGAGCTGAACTTGAATATCCTCCAATTGAAAATGGCGACGATATTTTAATCAGTACATCAATGACACCGCTCAAAGAAATATACGAAGATGTAAAACCAGTTGAGGAGGAAGACGATGGCGAAGAAGAAGCAGAAAACAAAGAAAATTAA
- a CDS encoding phage antirepressor KilAC domain-containing protein, translating to MNELITIEKVRGFIGENGIIFLNLEDVARGLGFVDIKNGIEYIRWNRVEKYLKDFGFATSGENDFIPENLFYLLAMKGKNEIARNFQLKVANKILPAIRKTGMYATEELLNNPDLAIQAFMKLKEEMVKRKELEKKVEEQQSKVDFYNDVTGSDTTAEIATVAKVLNFKNIGRNTLFNILRNQGILQKDNVPFQTYVDRGYFRVVESKWNTPNGDVKVNYKTVVYQKGINFISKLLKELGYKKTEVMP from the coding sequence ATGAATGAATTGATAACAATAGAGAAAGTAAGAGGATTTATTGGAGAAAATGGAATAATATTTTTGAATTTAGAGGACGTGGCAAGAGGGCTAGGGTTTGTTGATATAAAAAACGGAATTGAATACATAAGATGGAACAGAGTGGAGAAATATTTGAAAGATTTTGGTTTCGCCACAAGTGGCGAAAATGATTTTATACCTGAAAATCTCTTTTATTTATTAGCAATGAAAGGTAAAAATGAAATCGCAAGAAATTTTCAGTTAAAAGTTGCAAACAAGATTTTACCAGCAATAAGAAAAACAGGAATGTACGCAACAGAAGAATTATTAAATAATCCTGATTTAGCAATCCAGGCTTTTATGAAACTAAAAGAAGAAATGGTAAAAAGAAAAGAATTAGAGAAAAAAGTTGAGGAGCAGCAGTCTAAAGTTGATTTTTACAATGATGTGACTGGCAGTGATACGACAGCAGAAATTGCAACAGTGGCAAAAGTGTTGAATTTTAAAAATATTGGAAGAAACACGTTGTTTAATATTTTACGAAATCAGGGAATACTTCAAAAGGACAATGTGCCGTTTCAAACATATGTTGACCGCGGATATTTTCGAGTAGTTGAAAGCAAATGGAATACTCCAAATGGCGATGTGAAAGTAAATTATAAAACTGTTGTATATCAAAAAGGGATAAATTTTATATCTAAATTATTAAAGGAACTTGGTTATAAAAAAACGGAAGTGATGCCATAA
- a CDS encoding putative HNHc nuclease, with protein MAYTEIKNSEITITLAVEKVYPGLKQQLEERLNNFPIKVIPVKKLSKAQNGLIHVLIKQFADELGWTMLDMKEYQKEQFAISRDLNKFSTAKCDMETANDFIAFLIEQALENDINLYILNKQDKRYRHILEIDKMTERYVIACLKNKTCAICGRNAGVELDHWKTVASSVGNYENDDGLHNPFISLCSQHHREKHDIGVESFKNKYYIEGVWLNPQLVYELLEVYPNHFKLFRKRLKEGYYRGIIK; from the coding sequence ATGGCTTACACGGAAATTAAAAACAGCGAGATAACAATAACATTAGCCGTAGAAAAAGTTTATCCAGGACTTAAGCAACAGCTGGAAGAGCGTCTTAATAATTTTCCAATCAAAGTTATTCCTGTAAAAAAATTGTCTAAGGCACAGAACGGACTGATACATGTGTTAATAAAGCAATTTGCTGATGAATTAGGATGGACTATGCTGGATATGAAAGAATATCAGAAAGAACAGTTTGCAATAAGCAGAGATTTGAATAAATTTTCTACTGCCAAATGTGATATGGAGACCGCAAATGATTTTATAGCATTTTTAATAGAGCAGGCATTGGAAAATGATATTAACTTATATATCTTGAACAAGCAAGATAAAAGATACAGGCATATACTGGAAATAGATAAGATGACTGAAAGATATGTGATTGCTTGCTTGAAAAATAAGACTTGTGCAATATGTGGAAGAAATGCAGGAGTTGAATTAGATCACTGGAAAACGGTTGCAAGTAGTGTTGGAAACTATGAAAATGATGATGGCTTGCATAATCCGTTTATATCGTTGTGTAGTCAACATCATAGGGAAAAGCACGATATCGGAGTTGAGAGCTTCAAGAACAAGTATTATATTGAAGGAGTATGGCTTAATCCGCAACTTGTTTATGAACTGCTGGAAGTTTATCCGAATCACTTTAAATTGTTTAGGAAAAGATTGAAAGAGGGGTATTATAGAGGGATTATAAAATAG
- a CDS encoding RusA family crossover junction endodeoxyribonuclease, whose protein sequence is MYKFKIPLKALSWNSAYKIARNKMILSDSGRKFKEYCSEFLKEQYTEDKLLEKDLKVKIIFQYKENRKKIDVDNGFKLLIDSMKGIIFKDDCQIYDLRGIKEIGMLRDEIQIFIEELK, encoded by the coding sequence ATGTATAAGTTCAAGATACCGCTAAAGGCTTTGAGTTGGAACTCTGCCTATAAAATTGCTAGAAACAAAATGATATTAAGTGACAGTGGAAGAAAATTTAAAGAGTATTGTTCCGAATTTTTAAAGGAACAGTACACAGAAGATAAGTTGTTGGAAAAAGATTTGAAAGTAAAAATAATTTTTCAGTATAAAGAAAATCGCAAAAAAATAGATGTTGATAACGGATTTAAGCTATTAATTGACAGTATGAAAGGAATAATTTTTAAAGATGACTGTCAAATCTATGATTTACGAGGGATAAAAGAAATTGGAATGTTAAGAGATGAAATACAGATTTTTATTGAGGAGTTGAAATAG
- a CDS encoding site-specific DNA-methyltransferase, whose product MKIERININEIIEYSGNAKEHPEWQIEQIKNSIQEFGFNDPIAIDEKGIIIEGHGRYLALKELGYTEIEIIRLNHLTEEQKAAYAIAHNKLTMNTEFNVEKLQYELNKLEIADFNLNLLGFSEVELEEIMEDEIEETEEDETEIIEDDLEIAESENIVIKTGDLIELGKHKVMCGDSTNPKQIMQLLGNKKVDLIFTDPPYGMKKEKDGVANDNLNFDNLLEFNKKWIPLSFENLKENGSWYCWGIDEPLMDIYSNVLKPKIKNNEITFRNLITWDKRNGQGQNSELTRMYAVADEKCLFVMNGVQGFNTNSENYYEGWEPIRQYLAGEMEKCGGNKSWKKALGNQMGKHYFTKSQWLFPTEENYKKLQKYGKEYGAFQKEYGELKKEYEKIKSKFYDSRAYFNNTHDNMNNVWHFDRVVGKDREGVGEHATPKPVGLCARAIKSSSRENEKVLDLFGGSGSTLIACEQLNRKAYLMELETKWVQVIIERYLKFTGEEEIKINGKTVNWEEYKNG is encoded by the coding sequence ATGAAGATAGAGAGAATAAATATCAATGAAATAATTGAGTATTCAGGAAATGCAAAAGAACATCCTGAATGGCAAATTGAACAGATTAAAAACAGTATTCAAGAATTTGGATTCAATGATCCGATCGCGATTGACGAAAAAGGCATAATAATCGAAGGACATGGAAGGTATCTAGCATTAAAAGAACTTGGATATACAGAAATAGAAATAATTAGATTAAATCATTTAACAGAGGAGCAAAAAGCAGCTTATGCTATTGCTCACAATAAATTAACTATGAATACAGAGTTCAATGTCGAAAAACTACAGTACGAGTTGAACAAGCTGGAAATAGCTGATTTTAATTTAAATTTGTTAGGTTTCAGTGAAGTGGAGTTAGAAGAAATAATGGAAGACGAAATCGAAGAAACAGAAGAAGATGAAACCGAAATTATTGAAGATGATTTAGAGATAGCTGAATCTGAAAATATTGTAATAAAAACAGGAGATTTGATTGAGTTAGGAAAACATAAAGTAATGTGTGGAGATAGTACGAATCCAAAACAAATAATGCAACTGTTAGGAAATAAAAAAGTGGATTTGATTTTTACCGATCCCCCTTATGGAATGAAAAAAGAAAAGGATGGTGTGGCAAACGATAACTTAAATTTTGATAATTTACTGGAATTTAATAAAAAATGGATTCCTTTATCATTTGAAAATTTAAAAGAAAATGGTAGTTGGTACTGCTGGGGAATAGATGAGCCGTTAATGGACATATATTCAAATGTACTAAAACCAAAAATCAAAAACAACGAAATAACATTCAGAAATTTGATAACTTGGGACAAAAGGAACGGACAGGGGCAAAATTCAGAACTTACAAGGATGTATGCCGTTGCTGATGAAAAATGTTTATTTGTTATGAATGGTGTGCAGGGATTTAATACGAATTCAGAAAATTATTATGAAGGATGGGAACCAATCCGACAATATCTTGCAGGAGAAATGGAAAAATGTGGTGGAAACAAGAGCTGGAAAAAAGCACTGGGAAATCAAATGGGAAAACATTATTTTACAAAGAGCCAGTGGTTATTTCCGACTGAAGAAAATTACAAAAAGTTACAAAAATACGGAAAAGAATATGGAGCTTTTCAAAAAGAATATGGAGAGCTGAAAAAAGAATATGAAAAAATAAAAAGTAAATTTTATGATTCGAGAGCTTATTTCAATAATACACACGATAACATGAACAATGTTTGGCATTTTGATAGAGTTGTAGGAAAAGATAGAGAAGGGGTAGGAGAACACGCAACACCTAAGCCTGTCGGATTGTGTGCAAGAGCAATAAAAAGTAGCAGTCGAGAAAATGAAAAGGTATTAGATTTATTTGGTGGAAGCGGAAGTACACTGATAGCTTGTGAACAACTAAACAGGAAAGCGTATTTAATGGAATTAGAAACCAAGTGGGTGCAAGTAATTATAGAAAGATATTTAAAATTTACAGGAGAGGAAGAAATAAAGATAAATGGAAAAACTGTAAATTGGGAAGAGTATAAAAATGGATAA
- a CDS encoding helix-turn-helix domain-containing protein, with protein sequence MATFRVNKTSDYTVISNYHLREKEMSLKAKGLLTLMLSLPGNWDYSISGLASICAENETAIKTGLKELKKFGYLKISKIFPNKERGNKKIEYVYEIFEKPLVEGKRQKEQETEKQPVEKQKVENQGVENLPLESQAVENQGQLSTKELNTNKLNTKEVSTKEYIHVKNEFSQACEDIKNKWIKIAQEYDLSGKQLKIDDKRKKAIKNLFKEYSVEELLQAIDKIHISKFMQGDNKNKWQVTFDWLIKKANLLKVLEGNYDDKINTEIKNNANTNNKFRAGVQSERPKVTAEGLRKYFGGSRNDNGGI encoded by the coding sequence ATGGCAACTTTTAGAGTAAATAAAACAAGTGATTATACAGTAATATCAAATTATCATTTAAGAGAAAAAGAAATGAGCTTGAAGGCAAAAGGACTTTTGACTTTAATGTTAAGTCTACCAGGGAATTGGGATTATTCAATATCAGGATTAGCCTCAATATGTGCAGAAAACGAAACTGCTATAAAGACAGGGCTAAAAGAGTTAAAAAAATTTGGGTATTTAAAAATATCTAAAATATTTCCGAATAAAGAACGTGGAAATAAAAAAATAGAATACGTTTATGAAATTTTTGAAAAACCTCTCGTAGAAGGTAAAAGACAAAAAGAACAAGAAACAGAAAAGCAACCGGTAGAAAAACAAAAGGTAGAAAATCAAGGTGTAGAAAATCTACCCCTAGAAAGTCAAGCGGTAGAAAATCAAGGACAATTAAGTACTAAAGAATTAAATACTAATAAATTAAATACTAAAGAAGTAAGTACTAAAGAATATATACATGTGAAAAATGAATTTTCACAAGCATGTGAAGATATAAAAAACAAATGGATAAAAATTGCTCAGGAATATGACTTATCAGGGAAACAATTAAAAATAGACGATAAACGAAAGAAAGCTATCAAGAATTTATTTAAAGAATATTCGGTGGAAGAGCTATTGCAAGCAATAGATAAAATTCATATTTCTAAATTTATGCAGGGGGACAATAAAAATAAATGGCAAGTAACATTTGACTGGCTTATTAAAAAAGCTAATTTACTAAAAGTGCTTGAGGGAAATTACGACGACAAAATAAATACAGAAATAAAAAATAACGCTAACACTAATAATAAATTCAGAGCTGGTGTTCAAAGCGAAAGACCAAAAGTAACGGCGGAAGGACTTAGAAAATATTTTGGAGGTAGCAGAAATGACAATGGAGGAATTTAA
- a CDS encoding PH domain-containing protein, translating into MGLFDKVKNAVDTAQNVAGKVQAVSDKFSSRGTTIENDEAEKVLEKILLEGEEIKRSYRGLRDLIVFTDKRVIKVDIQGVTGKKKEYLSIPYRAISRFSIETAGSFDMDSELKIYGSSNLIAEFEFGKSESIFEVQSYLAKIVL; encoded by the coding sequence ATGGGATTATTTGACAAAGTAAAAAACGCAGTAGATACTGCACAAAATGTAGCCGGAAAAGTTCAAGCTGTAAGCGATAAATTTTCTAGCAGAGGAACGACAATTGAAAATGATGAAGCCGAAAAAGTACTTGAAAAAATTTTGCTGGAAGGCGAAGAAATTAAGCGTTCATATAGGGGATTAAGAGATCTGATTGTATTTACAGATAAAAGAGTGATAAAAGTTGATATTCAAGGAGTAACAGGCAAAAAGAAAGAATATTTAAGTATTCCGTATAGAGCAATTAGTAGATTTTCAATCGAAACAGCAGGAAGTTTTGATATGGACTCTGAATTAAAAATATACGGATCTTCAAATTTAATTGCCGAATTTGAATTTGGAAAATCGGAATCTATTTTTGAAGTTCAAAGTTATTTGGCAAAAATAGTATTATGA
- a CDS encoding dUTPase, translating into MEALKKFDMDELLKRQAMLDKKFDEKKTLRERTQIRTFVAFIAELGELTQELKSEWNYWKNNTEKINKRKVLEELSDCLHFYLSFINQGLFRKSGGENVKFYKRCIENLEIALIFLSKFSQERENKIIAAMLIVAEYVGATEKEFLQVHHEKWLKNMNERTRDINE; encoded by the coding sequence ATGGAAGCATTGAAAAAGTTTGATATGGATGAACTACTAAAAAGACAAGCGATGTTGGATAAAAAATTTGACGAAAAGAAAACCTTAAGGGAAAGAACACAAATAAGAACGTTTGTCGCTTTTATTGCCGAATTAGGAGAACTAACTCAAGAACTCAAAAGTGAATGGAATTATTGGAAAAATAACACAGAAAAAATAAACAAAAGGAAAGTTTTGGAAGAGTTGTCAGATTGCCTTCATTTTTACTTGAGTTTTATTAATCAAGGATTGTTTAGAAAGTCCGGAGGCGAAAATGTTAAATTTTATAAAAGGTGTATAGAGAACTTAGAGATTGCTTTAATATTTTTATCAAAATTTTCTCAAGAAAGAGAAAACAAAATAATAGCAGCAATGTTAATTGTAGCCGAATACGTAGGAGCAACTGAAAAGGAATTTTTACAAGTTCATCACGAAAAATGGCTTAAAAATATGAATGAGAGAACGAGGGATATTAATGAATGA
- the dcm gene encoding DNA (cytosine-5-)-methyltransferase, with product MQKIKVIELFAGVGSQAMALRNIGIDYEVIGISEIDKFAIKSYEAIHGEVHNFGDISKIEKLPYCDLLTYSFPCQDLSIAGHQKGINKDTRSGLLLEVERLLLEAKETGTLPKYLLLENVKNLVGKKFIKDFEHWLNFLNSLGYYSNWEVLNAKDYGIPQNRERVFVVSSLENMHYKFPKPVELKSKMKDLLEEKVDDKYYLSEKYLKCFSDMKNRNGFTRGERFNPRKLEECNTAFAITTRAGQRSTDNFIIQKGHGFNKGGIKENIVPALTKSSWQENNFIVNINPSGKGMNGNVYNTDLSPTLTTNKGEGIKILQNNDYRIRKLTPLECWRLMGFRDMDYYAAKSVEISDAQLYKQAGNSIVVTVLEAIFRNLFFKKHRRKQGIIAEQIRIL from the coding sequence ATGCAAAAAATCAAAGTCATAGAACTTTTTGCAGGAGTCGGAAGTCAGGCGATGGCTTTACGGAACATCGGAATCGATTATGAAGTTATAGGAATTTCTGAGATAGATAAGTTCGCAATTAAAAGCTATGAAGCCATACACGGAGAAGTCCATAACTTCGGAGACATTTCCAAGATTGAGAAGTTGCCTTATTGCGACCTGCTTACATATTCATTTCCCTGTCAGGATTTAAGCATTGCTGGACATCAAAAAGGAATAAATAAAGATACAAGAAGCGGGTTACTTTTGGAAGTTGAAAGATTGCTTCTGGAAGCAAAAGAGACCGGAACATTACCCAAGTATCTTTTGCTAGAAAATGTCAAAAATCTCGTTGGAAAGAAGTTCATCAAAGATTTTGAGCATTGGCTAAACTTTCTAAACAGTTTGGGATATTACTCAAACTGGGAAGTGTTAAACGCCAAAGATTATGGGATACCACAGAATAGGGAAAGAGTATTCGTGGTAAGCAGTCTTGAGAATATGCACTATAAATTTCCAAAGCCAGTTGAACTGAAATCTAAAATGAAAGACTTGCTAGAGGAAAAGGTAGATGACAAGTATTATTTATCTGAGAAATATCTGAAATGCTTTTCTGACATGAAAAATAGAAATGGATTTACAAGGGGCGAAAGATTTAATCCTAGAAAACTTGAAGAATGTAATACTGCGTTTGCCATAACAACAAGAGCAGGGCAAAGGTCAACCGACAATTTCATAATACAAAAAGGACACGGATTCAATAAAGGCGGAATAAAAGAAAATATAGTTCCAGCCTTAACAAAGAGTTCATGGCAGGAAAATAACTTTATCGTGAATATAAATCCAAGTGGAAAAGGTATGAACGGAAACGTGTATAATACTGATTTAAGCCCAACTCTTACAACGAACAAGGGAGAAGGTATTAAAATTTTACAGAACAATGATTACAGAATAAGAAAACTAACCCCACTTGAATGTTGGCGATTAATGGGATTCAGAGATATGGACTATTATGCCGCAAAGTCTGTGGAAATTTCGGATGCACAATTATATAAACAGGCAGGAAACAGCATAGTGGTAACAGTTTTGGAAGCGATATTTAGAAACTTGTTTTTCAAGAAACACAGAAGAAAACAAGGGATTATAGCGGAACAGATTAGAATATTATAG
- a CDS encoding phage minor head protein yields MAKKKQKTKKIKLTNSQKKIIAKRQLKMRNRLIKKQFNRLRLVFKQLRGEIDVDEQMFLSEFAWETFSSQLFDELKKGILETVSETSNFLITHRGIDEKLIPAVKNKTLKMFGKKVIAEKVTNIKDTTKKILNKVIVSGQEKGLNIRDIAKNITEKVKNMEEKRAMVIARTETATTATMTYLEGLIKAGLPKTWWHVGGGKTDRQTHLDLDKVTVEDASKPFSNGMMCPHDLEADVGELINCHCELI; encoded by the coding sequence ATGGCGAAGAAGAAGCAGAAAACAAAGAAAATTAAGTTGACTAATTCTCAAAAAAAGATAATCGCTAAAAGACAGTTGAAAATGCGTAATAGACTAATTAAAAAACAATTTAATAGGCTAAGGCTTGTTTTTAAGCAGTTGCGTGGAGAAATTGATGTAGATGAGCAGATGTTTTTAAGCGAGTTCGCTTGGGAAACATTTAGCAGTCAATTATTCGATGAATTAAAAAAAGGAATACTTGAAACAGTAAGTGAAACATCTAATTTTTTAATCACACATCGTGGCATTGATGAAAAATTAATTCCAGCTGTAAAAAATAAAACTTTGAAAATGTTTGGGAAAAAAGTAATTGCTGAAAAAGTAACTAATATAAAAGATACAACAAAAAAAATATTAAACAAAGTTATCGTTTCAGGACAGGAAAAAGGGCTTAATATTCGTGATATTGCTAAGAATATAACAGAAAAAGTAAAAAATATGGAAGAAAAAAGAGCAATGGTTATTGCAAGAACCGAGACGGCTACTACTGCAACAATGACTTATTTGGAAGGGCTTATAAAAGCAGGATTGCCAAAAACGTGGTGGCACGTTGGAGGTGGAAAAACAGACAGACAGACACATTTAGATCTTGACAAAGTGACGGTTGAAGACGCAAGTAAGCCATTTTCTAACGGAATGATGTGTCCGCACGACTTAGAAGCAGATGTAGGAGAATTGATAAATTGCCATTGCGAATTAATATAA
- a CDS encoding class I SAM-dependent methyltransferase, translating into MFWFDRENENTVFMDNREFEDTLCDGRRLKVSPDIVADFKQIPFPDESFYLVVFDPPHLVRAGENSWIAKKYGKLNSETWKNDIEQGFDECMRVLKQNGTLIFKWNEEQIKLKDVLATIKYKPLFGNKRAKTHWLVFMKL; encoded by the coding sequence ATGTTCTGGTTTGATAGAGAAAATGAAAATACAGTTTTTATGGATAACAGGGAATTTGAGGACACACTGTGTGACGGAAGAAGGTTAAAAGTAAGTCCTGACATTGTGGCCGACTTTAAACAAATACCATTTCCAGATGAAAGTTTTTATCTAGTTGTATTTGATCCACCACATTTGGTAAGAGCAGGAGAAAACTCGTGGATAGCCAAGAAATATGGAAAATTAAATTCTGAAACTTGGAAAAACGACATAGAACAAGGATTCGATGAATGTATGAGGGTATTAAAGCAAAACGGAACATTAATTTTCAAATGGAATGAAGAACAAATCAAATTAAAAGATGTTTTGGCCACAATAAAATATAAGCCGCTTTTTGGAAATAAAAGGGCTAAAACACATTGGCTTGTGTTTATGAAATTATAA
- a CDS encoding PBSX family phage terminase large subunit: MKIRSEVNKHFQEFLLDQEQQIYFLLGGYGSSKSYNAAVKLVLLALKEKRKILVVRQIRDNLKESCYADLQDIIYSFGLDKYFYFTSTPMKIICTVTGTEFIFRGLDNVKKIKSIKDIDTIWIEEADEIDYKSFKELKSRLRSIKNRNILILTTNPNEFGVWTYKYLTEILKTVGKDENNLYAERIMKIKNEVNLKKGNVFSENIYLHHSVYTDNKFLPDNFIADLETETDDYLRAIKTLGRFGSAGDTLFRNLHHMEQSRIEKLIEGKWNRFAGFDFGFSNSYNAIVRVVIDEELNDLYIYEEFYDNHLTDAEMLETEMIQKLINDGEVVYADSAEPKAIAFYNMNNVMINPVKKTSDISKAGVKKIQSFRNIFIDKNVCPNTYRELTEMKWFFNKDGLIAKNPKTQKPFNIDPHSFDAIKYALSDYTPYILNKHYYKEEVDNET, from the coding sequence ATGAAAATAAGAAGTGAAGTGAACAAACATTTTCAAGAGTTTTTGTTAGATCAGGAACAACAAATATATTTTTTATTAGGCGGATACGGAAGTAGTAAATCATATAATGCAGCAGTTAAATTGGTTTTATTAGCTTTGAAAGAAAAAAGAAAAATATTAGTGGTAAGGCAAATAAGGGATAACTTGAAAGAAAGTTGTTACGCTGATCTTCAAGATATTATTTATAGTTTTGGATTGGATAAATATTTTTATTTCACATCAACACCAATGAAAATTATTTGTACTGTAACAGGAACTGAATTTATTTTCAGAGGATTAGATAACGTCAAGAAAATAAAATCAATAAAGGATATAGATACCATTTGGATAGAAGAAGCAGATGAGATTGACTATAAATCATTTAAAGAACTTAAATCGAGATTGAGAAGTATAAAAAACAGAAATATATTGATATTAACAACTAATCCTAATGAGTTCGGAGTATGGACGTATAAATATTTGACAGAAATTTTGAAAACGGTTGGCAAAGATGAAAACAATCTATATGCTGAACGGATTATGAAAATAAAGAATGAAGTAAATCTGAAAAAAGGAAATGTATTTTCTGAAAACATATATTTACATCATTCAGTATACACGGACAATAAATTTTTGCCCGACAATTTTATAGCAGACTTGGAAACGGAAACAGATGACTATTTAAGAGCAATTAAAACATTAGGGAGATTTGGAAGTGCCGGAGATACATTATTTAGAAATTTACATCATATGGAGCAAAGTAGAATAGAAAAGTTGATTGAAGGCAAATGGAATAGATTCGCTGGGTTCGATTTTGGTTTTAGCAACTCGTACAACGCAATAGTAAGAGTTGTGATAGATGAAGAGTTGAACGACTTATATATTTACGAAGAGTTTTACGATAATCATTTAACCGATGCGGAAATGTTAGAAACTGAAATGATACAGAAATTAATAAATGACGGAGAAGTTGTTTATGCGGATAGTGCTGAGCCAAAAGCAATAGCTTTTTACAATATGAATAATGTAATGATTAATCCAGTCAAAAAGACGAGCGATATAAGTAAAGCCGGAGTTAAAAAGATACAATCATTTAGAAATATATTTATTGATAAAAATGTGTGCCCGAATACATACAGAGAATTAACGGAAATGAAGTGGTTTTTCAATAAAGATGGATTGATAGCAAAGAATCCAAAGACGCAAAAGCCGTTTAATATCGACCCGCATTCATTTGATGCTATTAAATATGCTTTAAGTGATTACACGCCATATATATTAAATAAACATTATTACAAAGAGGAGGTGGATAATGAGACTTAA